Below is a genomic region from Rhodococcus sp. WMMA185.
CACCCGCGATTGCGACGGGTCTGGCCGTAACTCGACCGGACCTGTCGGTATGGGTGGTCACCGGCGACGGTGATGCGCTGTCGATCGGCGGGAACCACCTCATCCACGCCCTGCGTCGGAATGTCAATATGACGATCCTGCTGTTCAACAACAGGATCTACGGCCTCACCAAGGGGCAGTATTCGCCGACGTCGGAGGTGGGCACAGTCACGAAGTCGACCCCGCTGGGGTCGGTGGATCATCCGTTCAACACCCTGTCACTAGCGCTGGGCGCCGAAGCGACCTTCGCGGCACGTGCGGTGGACACCGATCGCAAAGGTCTGACCGACGTTCTGCGCCAGGCGGCGGAGCACCGAGGCACCTCGTTCGTGGAGATCTACCAGGATTGCCCCATCTTCAACGACGGTTCCTTCGATGTTCTGCGCAAGGAGGGTTCGGAGCAACGATTGATTCCGCTGACCCACGGTGAGCCGATCGTGTTCGGGGGCGTCGGCGAATATTGCGTTGTCCGATCCGGATTCGGTCTCCGTGTGGTCCCGACGGCCCAGGTAGACAGCGATGAGATCGTCGTTCACGACGCCCACACCGACAATCCCGACTACGCCTACGCGCTGTCGCGGCTCTCGGATCAGGACCTCACCCATACCGTGACCGGCGTGTTCCGCAGCGTCGTGCGGGACACTTACGACGATATGGTGCGCCTGCAGAACGACCTTGCGCTCGAGGAAAATCCCGTCGACGACGGCTCGCTTCAACGACTCCTCACCGGTCGTGAGACGTGGACGGTGGAGTGAGTGGCGCGCCGATGAGGTTGAAAAACCTCGCGATTGACATGCCCGGACATCAGCTTACGTAGGAAAAGATGGTCGCCATGCCGGCGGCGAGGTGATAGTCATTGTGGCAGTGAGTGATCCACTGTCCCGGGTTGTTCGCTTCGATGTCGGTCGCAAGCGTCTGGCCGGGTAGCACGATGACGGTGTCCTTCCTGGGGCCCGATCCGTCTGCCCGGGAAACGGCGAAGGTGTGGCCATGCAGATGAATGGGGTGATACATCGCCGTCGTGTTGGTATAGACCAGCCGAGCTCGTTGGCCTTCTCGGACGGTCAAAGGGGTGTATTCGGGGTAGGCCTGATCGTTGATCATCCAGTTGTAGGGGTCCATGCTCCCGCCGAGTGTGGCCAGCAAGGTGGTGTCGGGTTCCCTGGTCGGCAGTCTTGCGCCTTCGGCGGCGTTGAGATCGGCGATGGTGAGCGGTTGGCCACGCAGTTCGTCGGGCGCCACCGTAGGGTTCGGCGGGCAGCCCGCGCCGGTGCGTACCAGAGCGAAGGCCTGCGCTCCTTTCCCCTCCGCTTTCGCGACCAGTGGAAAGACGCCGTCCCGCATGACTACGGTGGCGTCGTACCGTTCACCCATACCGATCAATACCGAATCGGTGTCAACCGGTTCGACGGGAAAGCCGTCTGTATGAGTGACCGTCATGCGGTGATCGCCGAGCGCGACCCGGAACGCGGTGTCGTCGCTGGCGTTGATGATACGAACCACTACGTGCTGCCCCGGCCTCGCCATGAAGGTTGTCGGGTCGACGGGTGGTTTGCCGTTCACGAGGTACATGGGGTAGACCACGTCCCCGGCGTCGCCACCGAGAGCGGGCGAAGTCATCTCGGGCGTCGCTTCAGTGGTCGAGCTACGAAGATCGTCGAATACCTGTGGCGGCGTGCGGCCGATCAGCCAGTCGGAGAGCACGACGACGAACTCGGCGTCCCAATCCGCCGGTGCTCCCGGGTCGTCGACGATCAGGGCCCCGTACAGTCCGCGGCCGCGCTGTAGATCGACGTGTGTGTGGTACCAGTAGGTACCCGGATCAGGCGGGATGAAGTCGTAGGTGAACTCTGAACCAGCCGGTATCGGGGGCTGCGTGACATCTGGCACCCCGTCCATGTAGTTGCGGATCGCGATGCCGTGCCAATGCACGGTGCTCTCGGCCGGAAGCCGGTTGCGGAACAGAACCCGAACCCTGTCTCCGACATTTACCCGCAGAATCGGCCCGGGTAGCTGGCCGTCGTACAGCCATGCGGCGCAGCGTGCCCCTCCGACGTCGACCTCTTCCGGGGCGGCACGGAGGTCGAATTCGACCCGTTTACCGAGCGGGAACTGTCGGGCCTTGGCCTCGGCGAACGCACGTGCCTGCGGTGAGTCGGGCTCGACGGCGGACGCTGTGCCGTCAGTGATGGAGCAGGCACCAGCGAAGCCGAGGAGCGCGACTCCGGCGCCGAGGCGCAGTGCCTGCCGTCTCGACAGTTGAACGTCGAGCTCCGGCCTTCTGGGCATCCTCGCTCCCTCCGCGCGATTGCCTAGGGTGCGAGAGAACCCGTCGGCGTGGCTAGGGCGTCTCTCTTGAGGTTACTCGTTCTTTGCTGGGTGCTCATGCACTGTTCGCTCAGGAGTTGAGCGACAGCGCTGATGCAGGCGACACCGAACTTCGGACAACGGCTTGTTCGGTGTACTCAGTGGCAAAGGGGCGAAGCAGCGACTAGGCGTTGAAGTTCCCTGTGCTCCGAAGAAATCGCGCTGCTCTAGTCCCCTGCGGATCGTTCGTATAAAGTGTGCGACATCACACCTTTCGGTTCGGAGGAACCGGAATGTCGATCAGGTATGGCATCGAAAATTCGCTCGCGCGTTGTGGATTGGTATACGAGTTCGACGTGGATGCTGCCGCTCTCGTCGGGCCTCCGAACGGTATCGAAGACA
It encodes:
- a CDS encoding 2-oxoacid:ferredoxin oxidoreductase subunit beta, yielding MIGRVGKDLGLSASARVPKAHEPQKAKDFATEQEVRWCPGCGDYVILATIRSFLPELGLRRENMMFVSGIGCSSRFPYYLDTYGLHSIHGRAPAIATGLAVTRPDLSVWVVTGDGDALSIGGNHLIHALRRNVNMTILLFNNRIYGLTKGQYSPTSEVGTVTKSTPLGSVDHPFNTLSLALGAEATFAARAVDTDRKGLTDVLRQAAEHRGTSFVEIYQDCPIFNDGSFDVLRKEGSEQRLIPLTHGEPIVFGGVGEYCVVRSGFGLRVVPTAQVDSDEIVVHDAHTDNPDYAYALSRLSDQDLTHTVTGVFRSVVRDTYDDMVRLQNDLALEENPVDDGSLQRLLTGRETWTVE
- a CDS encoding multicopper oxidase family protein, which translates into the protein MPRRPELDVQLSRRQALRLGAGVALLGFAGACSITDGTASAVEPDSPQARAFAEAKARQFPLGKRVEFDLRAAPEEVDVGGARCAAWLYDGQLPGPILRVNVGDRVRVLFRNRLPAESTVHWHGIAIRNYMDGVPDVTQPPIPAGSEFTYDFIPPDPGTYWYHTHVDLQRGRGLYGALIVDDPGAPADWDAEFVVVLSDWLIGRTPPQVFDDLRSSTTEATPEMTSPALGGDAGDVVYPMYLVNGKPPVDPTTFMARPGQHVVVRIINASDDTAFRVALGDHRMTVTHTDGFPVEPVDTDSVLIGMGERYDATVVMRDGVFPLVAKAEGKGAQAFALVRTGAGCPPNPTVAPDELRGQPLTIADLNAAEGARLPTREPDTTLLATLGGSMDPYNWMINDQAYPEYTPLTVREGQRARLVYTNTTAMYHPIHLHGHTFAVSRADGSGPRKDTVIVLPGQTLATDIEANNPGQWITHCHNDYHLAAGMATIFSYVS